A section of the Amblyomma americanum isolate KBUSLIRL-KWMA chromosome 2, ASM5285725v1, whole genome shotgun sequence genome encodes:
- the LOC144118397 gene encoding uncharacterized protein LOC144118397, whose amino-acid sequence MATTTQPARATRPPSTQRCSPTFGHRDDGPNATLEPPSKGPDLRAPPPRPMPAAAAVGGASAEQRAPSRGLRVAMFGVMTFMLIAVISVIVVTLFAVVFLSRKSQDVVIHRMHPGRPADAMLPFQLPPRHQVQVQERMVRRRRPFMSRQQQKKGHGKRRSAAAVARSRANHLVARIHRRLFRKPFFKRQKHQKRRKAKSKARPSYD is encoded by the coding sequence ATGGCGACGACCACGCAGCCAGCGCGAGCCACGCGCCCGCCGAGCACGCAGCGGTGTTCGCCCACCTTCGGACACCGAGACGACGGGCCTAACGCTACCCTGGAGCCGCCATCCAAAGGGCCCGACCTGAGGGCCCCGCCGCCCCGCCCCATgccggccgccgccgccgtcgggggcgCCTCGGCCGAACAGCGCGCACCCAGCCGGGGCCTGCGCGTGGCCATGTTCGGCGTAATGACGTTCATGCTCATCGCCGTCATCTCGGTCATCGTGGTCACGCTCTTCGCCGTGGTCTTCCTGTCGCGCAAGTCCCAGGACGTGGTCATCCACCGCATGCACCCGGGTCGGCCGGCCGACGCCATGCTGCCCTTCCAGCTGCCGCCCAGGCACCAGGTGCAGGTCCAGGAGCGGATGGTCAGGCGCCGGAGGCCGTTCATGAGCAGGCAACAGCAGAAGAAGGGACACGGCAAGAGGCGCTCCGCCGCCGCGGTCGCCAGGAGCCGCGCGAACCACCTCGTCGCGAGGATCCACCGCCGCCTCTTCCGAAAGCCGTTCTTCAAACGCCAGAAGCACCAGAAGCGCCGGAAGGCCAAGTCCAAGGCCAGGCCGTCCTACGACTAG